The region CGTGGACCGGGCGCAGGCGCGGCAGACGCCCTTCACGGCCCGCTTCCAGGACTTCATCTCGCGCTACGCGTGGGGCGAGATCTGGACCGACCCGACGCTCACCCGGCGCGAGCGCAGCATGATCACACTCACCGCGCTGGTCGCCCACGGCCACTACGACGAGCTGGCGATGCACGTCCGCGCGGCCCGCCGTAACGGGCTGACCCCCGAGGAGATCGGCGCGGTACTCCTCCAGACGGCCGTCTACTGCGGAGTCCCGGCGGCCAACTCGGCGTTCGCCGCGGCCCAGCGCGTCCTCGCGGAAGAGGACGGCCCGGAAGAGGACAGCGCGGAAGGGTGACCCTGGTGGTCGTGGGTACGACGACCGGGTGCGCGGGGGCCTGGAGAAGGTCACCGAGCAGTTGCTCCGGACCTGACCGGCGCACCGGGCACCCCGGCCGTCAGCGCAGTCCCCGGCCGCCCTCCAGGACATCTCTCGCCTGGGCGACCAGGCCGTCCGCGCCGCACGACTTGGCCAGGGTCAGGCCGCGCTGGATCTCGGCGATCGAGCGGGCGGCGATGCCGTACTCGACGCGGGCCGCGGCGTGTTCGTACTGGCAGGGTGAGGCCTCCAGGTAGGCGACCGCCTGGGCGGCCAGGCGTACCGCCCGCTGGCCGGTCTCCAGGGCCGCCGCGCAGCGCAGGGCCTCGCCGATGGCGGTGTCCGTGCCGAAGCGTTCGGCGTACCGGCGGGCGTCGGCCGCCAGCACGGCGGCCCGGAGCGGGTCCTCCGTGGCCAGCGCCCGGGCGAGGTCGACGGCCCAGGTGGCGAGCACCGGGTTGTGGAAGCCACGCCCGGTGGCCGCCTTCTCCGCGGCCTCCAACTCGTTGATGCCCTCCTTCTTGCGGCCGACGGCGATGAGCAGCCGGCCGCGTACGGCGCGGGGTTCGGGCAGCACGATGGTGGACGGGTAGGGCGGCGCGAACCCGTACTGCTCGGCGACCGCCCAGGCCTCCTGGACATGGCCGCGGGCGAGCAGTGTGTCGACGAGGTTGCAGGTCGCCGACCAGTACAGGGGCAGGCCCCGCCCGACGCGTTCGGCCAGGCGCAGGGACTCGCGCAGTGAGGTCTCCGCCTCTCTGAGGCGGCCCCGCCTACGGTGTCCGAGACCGACGTACGCATGGGCGAGGGAGAGATGGCCGCCGCTCCAGCCCGCCGTCTCGTAGGCGCGCAGGGCGTCCATGTAGAGCGCCTCGGCACGGTCGAGACGGTCGGTGTAGGCGTAAGCGCAGGCCAGCATCATCGGCAGCTCGATGCCCCACTCGGGGTCGGTCCAGCCGAGTCCGGGCGCGAGGCGGCCGTTGACGAGGGCGCGGTCGCACACCTCCACGACCTCCTCCGCGTTCTCGCCGCGCGACATGGCGTCGAAGCCGCGCAGCATGAGCAGCGCGCGCTCGGAGTTGTCCCGGCCGGTGCAGGGGCGGGCGAGGTCGGCGAGGCGCTCGGAGCGGCCCGGCACGGCCACATCGGCTCCGTGGAGGCCCTCCAGCATGAAGTGCACGCCCTGCAGGCGCATCCGGGCGGGGCCCGGCTGATGCCGGGCGGCCTCCGCCTCGACCGTACGGACGGCTGCCTCCGACTGGCCGTTGTGCAGCAGGGCCTGCGAGAGCCGGACGATCGCGTCGACGCGCAGGTCACCCTCCAGGCCGGGCATCGCGAGCGCGGTCTGGAGATGCTGGATGGTGGTGGCGGGCGCCGTGAGGAGGGTGGCGCAGCCCAGTTCGAAGAGCACATACGCGTGGCTCTCGGGCCTGGGCGGTTCGAGCAGGGCGCGCTCCAGACAGCGGCGGGCCGCGTCCGGGGCGCCGACCGCCTGATGCTCGCGGGCCGCCTCCCGCAGCTGGTCGACGAGTTCCTCGTCGTCGTCCGGATACACATGGAGGAGATGGTGGGAGGCCGCGGCGGCGCCGAGCCCGGACTCGGTGACGACCTGGGCGGCGATGCCGTGCATGGCGGTGCGCATGCCGTCCGGGATGGAGTCGTAGACGGCGGTGGCGATCAGCGGGTGGACGAACTCCAGTTCGCCGTCGGCGACTTGGCCGGCCATCAGCTGGGGCTCGGTGAGGATGCGGGCGCCGCACAGGAGATTGGCGCAACGGTAGGCCTCGTCCGTGCTGAGGGTGGCGAGCCGGGCCACGAGGTCCACGGAGATGCCCTTGCCGAGAATGGCCGCCGCCCAGGCGAAGCGGGTGGCTTCGACGCCGAGTTCCTCCAGGCGGGCGACGAGGCCACCGCCGCGTGCCGCGTTGTTGAGTTCGCGCAGCCGGCCGCAGGATGCCTCGACCGGGGCGAGTCGGGCGTCCTGGACCTTGGCGAGGAGTTCGACGGTCTCGTACGGGTTGCCGCCGGTGACCGCCCACACCTCGCGGCAGAACGGGGCGTCCGCGTGCGGGCCGAGGGTCGTGCGGGTGAGTCCGGCGGCGGCTGCGGGGGTGAGGGCGTCGAGCGTGGCGACGGGGCCGGCCGCCCGGGCGATCGCCTCCAGGTGGTCGGCGCTGGCGCCGGTGGCCTCGCCTGGCCTGCGGGCGACCACGACGAGGACGGACAGGTCGTCGAGCCGCTCGGCGAACGCGGCCAGCCAGCGCAGGGTCTCCTGGTCGGCCCACTGGGCGTCGTCGATGAGCAGGACGAGCGGCCAGTCACGCTTGGCGAGCCGCCGTACGGCCGCGACCAGGCCGTCGCACACACCCTGCGGGTCGGCCTGGCGGTCGCCGGGTTCGGTGATGCCGAGGGCGGGGCCGGCGATGTCGTACCAGTCGCCGAGGTACTCGCGGGCCTCCTCCGGCATCAGTGACACCAACGCGGGCTGGAGCAGCTGCCGTACGACGTTGAAGGGGACGGACTTGAGTGTCTCGCCGCCACGTGCCGACCACACCGTGCAGTTGCGCCGCTCGGCGATGCGCCGGGTCTCGGCCATCAGCGCGGTCTTGCCGAGGCCCGCCTCGGCGGTGAAGAGCACCAGATTGCCCGAGGAGGCGCTGTCGGCGCGCAGGGCGTCGATCGCCCGGCCGAGGGCGGCGACTTGTGTGTCGCGCTCCCACAGGGCGGCAGAGCCGGCCGTCCCGGGCAGTTCCTCCGTCATCCCGCTACCTCCCCAAGTCGCCTGAACGACGTACAGAACCCGAGAGTAGCCGTCCGGCTGCCGCGGTGGAGGCGGGTCCGCGCAGGTAGTGCCGGGACGAGTGACAGGGAGGGCGACAGGGCGACGCGGCAGGCCCGCCACCAGCCGTCGTCGAGGTGATGGTTCGTCAACATCCGCTGGGACACAGCTGGTTTGTCGACGGCGGGGGGCGCGCCTCCGTCGGGTCGTGGTTCTTCGGGCCGACCTGTCCGCACCTCTGGAGAGGATCACCGCGCGGCTCCCCTCTTCACCCGGGAAGGTGGCGGCGAGGCGGAGGCGACGGTGCGGACGTGAACATCGTCCGTACTGGCGTTCCCCTTCGGTCGGCGCGGTGGAGGCGGCGGGCGCCTGACCTCTCGTATCCCGCTATCTCGGCATCTCGGCCCGCCATTCCGCGCCTTTCCCGGCGGAAAGGCCACTCCTCTCATCCGCCTTTCACTCTGGCCTCATACGGTGGGGGCATGACGCAGGAGACTCCTCCCGGTTGGTATCCCGACCCCGGGCAGACAAGTGACAGCCCCGCCACCGAGCGCTGGTGGGACGGCAGGACATGGACGGAACAGACCCGTCCCGAGGGCTCGGCCGCCGCCTGGGGTCCACCGGTGCTGGCCACCGGCGGGGCCTATCCGGCGTACCCGGAGCATCCGCCGACGGGCACCCGGCGCGGTCTGCGCACCGGCATAGCCGTCGCGGTGGCGATCGCCGTCCTCGCCGGTATAGGCGGCGGCGTGTACGCGCTGACCAAGGACGACGGCGGCAGCGACGTGAGCGCGCGGGTGCCGGGCGGCCAGGGCGGAACCGGCGGACAGAACGGCGGTGGCCAGAGCGGCGGCGGTCAGAACGGTGGCGGCCAGGGCGGTCCCGGTGGTGGCACCGGCGGCGGCCCGGGCGGGCAGACGCCGGATCCGCAGCAGTCCGAGCCCTCGGAGAGTCCGAAGATCGACAGCGGTTCCGTGCCCGACGCGACCAACGGGATCAGCATCCCGATCCCCGACGGCTGGTACGGCCAGCAGATCACCGTGGGTGGCCAGATCACCTCGGACAGCTCGTACAAGTGCCCGGGCGACACGACGAAGTCGTGCACCAAGGGCGGGGCGTACTCGGCGCCCGCGCTGGCGCTGGGCACCTCGGGCAGCACGGCCGAGGCGGTCGCCAAGGCGGACATCTCGGCGAACGCCGAGGAGTCCTACGGAGGCACGACGTACGGGAAGATCACCTCGCACGACGTACTGGCCTCCAAGGCGGTGACCGTGGCCGGGCAGAAGGGCTATCTGGTCCGCTGGAAGGCGGTCACGAGCAAGGGCGCCGACGGCATCGTCGAGTCGCTCGCCTTCCCCGCGCCGTCGAACCCCCGGCAGATCGTCGTCGTCCGCTTCGGTGTCGACGCCGACCAGAAGGAGACGGTGATCGACCAGATAACGGCCGGTATCAAGGTCTCGACGGTTGGCGGCAGCGGGACGAACGTCTGATCCGCAGGTACGCGTCGCTCCCGGCGGACAGATGTGCGGGTGGAGCTGGATCGGCCGGGTGGGGCGCCTCTCCGCTCAAGAGGAACCCCACCCGGCCGGGGGGTGCGCGCCGCCCCCGTCCCCACGGGTCGGCGCGGACAGGTCACCGTCCGGGCGTGGCAGGGACGGCGGCCTGCGTCTCAGGTGACGCCGAGTGCGGGCAGCACCGCGGCCTCCACGAATTCGACGAGGTACTCCGGGTCCGCGTACCGCCCCTCCAGGACCGGACGGACCCGCAGGACGCCCATCATCTGCGCCGGTACGTACTCCAGCGCCGGATGGTCGGCGGCGACCTCGCCCCGCTCGACCGCGCGGCGGATCATCTCGCGGTACGCGGCCAGCTCCGGTTCGACGATCGCCTCACGCAGCGCCTGCTGGAGCTCGGGGTCCTGCATGGCGGCGTGGCCGAGTGCCTGCATCAGCTGGGTGTCGCGGCCCGAGGACTCGCCGGTCGCCCGCGCCGCCGCCCGCAGGTCCCCACCGAGGGACCCGGTGTCGACGGCGAAGCGGGCGCGCCGGTTGGCGCGCAGCGCCGCGGCCACGAACTGCGGTTTCGTCTTCCACTGCCGGTAGAGCGTCGACTTGCTGCAGCGCGCGCTGGCGGCGACGCCCTCCATGGTCAGCGCGTCGTATCCGCACTCGCGGATCTGGACGAGCACGGCGTCGAAGTACTCCTGCTCACGCTCCGGCGTGATTTTGGAGCGGCGGGAGGCGACGACCGGTTCCGGTCCCTCCGCGGCCTGCGACGTCATGACTGCGCTCCCTTTCCCTGCCGTTGCGGTCATAGCTGTCATAGCTGTCGTTGCTGTCGGGCGGCTCTGTGGCTTATTCCCGATTCCAGTGTGGCGTAAGTCCATCGATACGCCAGTGTACCGGTACGGATTCGTTTCGGTACACTCTCGTATCGGTACACCAACGTATCGATGAGACGAGCGCCCGTACAGACGAGTTCCCGCCCATCACGCAGCACGTGCGCACACGCGCCACTCAGGGAAAGGGCCGGGGGATGAAAGCCAGCACCGAGCCTGCCAAGGCGGAACCCGCCGGTATACGACGGCCGCCGCTCGGCCGTGAACTCCTGCTGGTCGCAGGGCTGTTCCTCGTCTACAAACTCGGCCGGCAGCTGGCGACCGGGCACACCACCGAGGCCTTCCGGAACGCCCACCGCGTCTGGGACTGGGAGCGGGCCCTCCATCTCCCCGGCGAGGGCGCCGTGCAGTCGGCGCTGCTGCACAGCGACACCGCGGTCCACATCGCGAACACCTACTACGCGACCGTGCACTTCCCGGCCACCGTCGCCTTCCTGGTCTGGCTCTATCTGCGGCGCCCCGCGCACTACGTATGGGCCCGCCGGGTCCTCGCCGCGGTCACCGGGGCCGCCCTGGTGATCCATCTCACCTTCCCACTGGCGCCGCCGCGGCTGCTCGGCGAGGCGGGTCTCGTCGACACCGGCCAGATCTTCGGACCGACGGTCTACGGCGCCTCACCCGAGGCCGACACCCTGTCCAACCAGTTCGCGGCCATGCCGTCGCTGCACTTCGGCTGGGCCCTGATGGTGGCGATCGGCCTGATCGTCGCGACCCGCTCGCGCTGGCGCTGGCTGTGTCTGCTGCATCCGCTGGTGACGCTGCTGGTGATCGTCGGTACGGCGAACCACTACTGGCTCGACGCGATCGTGGCCTCGGCCCTGCTGGGCATCGCCCTCGCGGTCGTCCACCTGCCCCACCGCACCGAGTCGACGGCAAGCCAGGGCAGCAGGCTCGCCCCGGTCGACGAGCCCGTCCTCGTGGGAGCCGCACGATGAACGCCGCCACGCTCGCCGCCGTCGCCCTCTCCCTCTTCTCCGCCGTCGCCTACGCCGCCGCGGCCGTCGCCCAGGAACGGCTCGCCTCCCGCAACGCCGACGCGGGGATACGGCGGCTGCTCGCGACCGGCGCCTGGTGGGGCTCGGTGCTGCTCAACGCGGGCGGCGCGCTGCTGCACGTGGTCGCCCTCAAGTACGGGCCGCTCACGGTGGTCCAGCCGCTGGGCGCGCTCACGCTGGTCGCCGCGGTGCCGCTGGGCGCGCGGGTCGCCGGCCGGCGGGTCAGCGCGCGGGAGTGGCGCGGTACCGCGCTGACGCTGCTCGGCCTGGCGGCGATCCTGGTCACGGCGTCCGGTCCGGCGCCGGACCACATCCTGAGCCTCCCGGAGGCCCTCGCGGTCGCGAGTACGACGATGATCCTCATCGGGGTGCTGGCCCGCCCCGGCGCCCGGCCCGGCCTGCGGCACGCGAGCGCGTCCGGTATCGCGTCCGGGGTGGCCTCGGCGCTCACCCAGACCGTCACGGTCGCGGCTACGGACAGCTCGGGTCCGCTGCTCGGCTGGCAGGTGATCGGGGTGGCGCTGCTGGTCGCGGCGTTCGCGGCGGGCGGCCTGATCCTGTCCCAGACCGCCTACCGGGGCGGCCTCGGCGGTCCGCTGGCCCTGGTGACGCTGGCCAACCCGGGCGCGGCGGCGGTGATCGGCCTGACGCTGCTCGGCGAGCGGCTCCAGGGCGGGGCGGCCGGCCTGCTCCTTGCGCTGGTGGGCGCGGGACTCGCGGGGTGGGGTGTGGTGACGCTGTCGCGGGCGACGCCGGCCCTGGTCCCGGAGACCGTCGCGGAGCCGGTTTTGGACGCGGTTCCGGTGTCTCCGCGGCGGATCGTGATTCCGTCCTCGGCTTCGGCGGCGGCCTCGGTCCTGGACGACGAGGAGCATCCGGTGGCGTCGGTCCTCGCGCTGGAGGCCCACCCGGCGCCCGTCGAACCGTCGTTGATGCCCCGGCAGCCGTCGCAGCCGGGACACCTCACGTCACTGTGAACCGGCCGGCCCCTGTGAACATGCCTGGCGTGAACACACCTGTGAACAGGGGCTTCGGTCGGTCTCTGTGAACCGATCCGTCCTCTGTGAACCGACCGGTCAGCCCAGGCCGCGTGAATCCTGCTTCAGCGCGGTGTCGACGGTCAGCGCCGTCGCCACGACGAGGCTCAGCAGGGGCTCGGGCAGTTGGTAGTGGATCTGCAGGACGTAGTTGTCCGCGGTCGTGAACATCGTCTTCGCCAGACCTTCCCAGGTCTTGGTGATACGGGCGACCTCGTTCTCCGCGTGGTCGACGATGCTGAAATTCCAGGCCCGCCAGTTCTCGGCCTTGATGGCGCCGACCTGCTGCCCGCCCGCGTTGATCGCGAAGTTGATCTTCCCGATCATGTTCTGCTGGACGATCTCACCGACCGGCGAACCGTCCGGGCGCTGCACGATCACCCGCGACTTCAGGAACTTCCGGGGGCGCGTCAGCAGCAGCACCGGCTGCCCGTGCGCGTCCCGGATCTCCAGCTTGTGCGTCATGTACTGGTCGAGGCTGGAGACCAAGCGCATGATCTTCTTCAGCGTGCTCTGTCCGACCTGGACGACCGAGCCGAGCTCCCGGCCCTGCTGGTCCATGACCTTGTACTCGTTGGTCACCTCGATCAGCTTGGCCTTCTGGTTCACCACCAGCACCGGCTCACTGAACAGCGTGCCTCCGCCCGCCCCTCCCGCCGCGACCCCGGCCTGCTGCTGGACCTGCCCCCGCACCCGCGGATCGGCACCGGCGGCCGCCGGCTGCGCCGCGCCGAAGCCCTTCTGCGGCTGCCCCTGGGGCTGTCCCTGGGGCTGACCGAATCCCTGCTGGGGCTGCTGAACCGGCGCCGCCTGCGGCTGCTGGGCCTGGGGCTGCTGCGCCTGCTGCTGGTCGGTGTTGGTGTGGTCGGTCCACTGGGAACCGTCCCAATACCGGAGCGTCTGGGGCGCTCCGTGCGGATCCGCGTACCAACCTGCAGGTATGTTCGATTGCGTGGTCACCGGGGCACACTACCGTGGCGTGACTGGATGACAACCATGTCACGGTCAAGGCGCCCCGGGCCCGTACCGCCCGTCAGCAGGTCACGATCGCCGGATCGCTCACACCCGCCCGGCCGTTCTCCACGTGCCCGGCGAACCGACGCAGGAACGACGCGTCGCCCTCGGCGGTGACCGTCACGTCGTACCACCGCTTGCTGGCGCCCAGGTCCACCCGGTGCCGGACGACCGCGCCGGCCCGCACCCTGATCGTGCGCGCCTGTCCGCCGTATCCGCTGCTCAGCTTCAACTCCACCGCCTTGGCGCCCTTGTTGGTGAGGGTGAGCTCAAGGTCGTCGCCGACGTGTCGGGCGGTCACCTCGGGTCCGGCGGCGCCCTTGCCGCGCCCCTTGAAGACGCGCAGGAAGCCGTTCGGGCCGTGCACCGTCAGGTCGTGGACGTCCTTCGAGTACGCCGAGTTCCAGGTGTCGGAGAGGGTCTCGCCGGCTCCGGTGGTGTACGCCCACGGGCCGTCGGCGCGGTTGCCGGAGGTCACCAGGAAGGAGGCGCCGGCGTGGGTGCCGGAGGCGAAGGCCAGCGTGAACTTCCCGGCCGCCAGGTCTGCCGAACCGTCCACGTACGGGGCGTACTTGAGCGGGCGGGCCGGGCGCAGACCGCGTTCCTGCCTGGGCAGCACCGGGTGGGCGGGCGGCGTCGGCACGTAGTCAGGGTGGCGGTTCCCGTCCGGCGGCAGGTAACCGTCGGTGCCGGGAAGGGCGACGGGCCTGACGTCCCTGCGGGAGAAGTCGAAGGCGGCCGTCAGATCGCCGCAGACCGCGCGCCGCCAGGGCGAGATGTTGGGCTCGTGCACCCCGAAGCGGCTCTCCATGAACCGGATGATCGACGTGTGGTCGAGCGTCTCCGAGCAGACGAACCCGCCCTTGCTCCAGGGCGAGACGACCAGCATCGGCACCCGCTGCCCGAGCCCGTAGGCACCGGCCGCGTGACTGCTGTCGCCCTTGAACAGGTCCGGGCCGACCTCGACCGTGGACTTGCCCTGCGCGGCGGACCCGGGAGGGAACGGCGGCACGAGGTGGTCGAAGAAGCCGTCGTTCTCGTCATACGTGATGAACAGCGCCGTCTTGGCCCACACCTCGGGGTCCGAGGTGAGCGCGTCCAGGACCTGGGAGATGTACCAGGCGCCGTAGTTCGCGGGCCAGTTGGGGTGCTCGGTGAATGCCTCGGGGGCGACGATCCAGGAGACCTGCGGCAGCTTGCCACCTGACACGTCGGCCTTGAGCTGGTCGAAGAAGCCCTCGCCCTTCCGGGCGTCGGTGCCGGTGCGGGCCTTGTCGTAGAGGGGGTCCCCGGGCTTGGCGTCGCGGTACTGGTTGAAGTAGAGGAGCGAGTTGTCGCCGTAGTTGCCCCGGTAGGCGTCCTGGATCCAGCCCCAGGAACCGGCAGCGTCGAGCCCGTCACCGACGTCCTGGTAGATCTTCCAGGACACGCCCGCCTTTTCGAGGCGCTCCGGGTAGGTCGTCCAGCCGTATCCCTCCTCGTCGTTGCCGAGGACGGGGCCGCCGCCCAGCTCGTCGTTGCCCGTGTAGCCCGTCCACAGGTAGTAGCGGTTCGGGTCGGTGGAGCCGATGAACGAGCAGTGGTAGGCGTCGCAGATGGTGAAGGAGTCGGCCAGCGCGTAGTGGAACGGGATGTCCTCGCGGTTCAGATAGGCCATCGTCGTCGACGACTTGGCCTCGATCCACTTGTCGTACTTGCCGTTGTTGAACGCGACGTGCCCGTCACTCCAGCTGTGCGGGAGGTCCTGGATGAAGGCCAGCCCTAGGTTGTCGGCGTCCGGGTGGAAGGGGAGCACGTCCTTGGTGCCGTCCGACTGGTGCCAGACCGACTTGCCGTTCACCTGCGTCACCGGATGCGGGTCGCCGAAGCCCCGGACGCCGCGCAGCGAACCGAAGTAGTGGTCGAAGGACCGGTTCTCCTGCATGAGGACGACGATGTGCTCGACGTCCTCGATCGTCCCGGTGCGGTGGTGCGCGGGAAGGGCTGCGGCACGCTCGATGCTGTTGGACAGCGCGGTGAACGCCGTGGTCGCGCCCGCGAGTTGGAGGAAGCGGCGCCGGTTGACTTCGGGCATGGGGGAAGAGCCTCTCGTCCTGATGACGGCATTGGGAGGAACGTGACGGAATGCGCGCCTGGAGTTTCCCAGGGGTACCGAACGGCACGGAAGGGTCCGGTGGCATCGGCGTGAAGGTCATCGGTACGTGAGATGAGGGACGGGTCAAGGCCGGCCCAAGAAGCGGCCACCGCACCTCGTCAAAGCGCAGATGCCACTCCATTCCCCTGTCAGCCATGCTCATGCGATGAGACAGGGGGCTTACTCCTCGCACTTGCGGACGTATCATCGGTGCTTGTCCGCGATCGACAGAGGAGCAGCCCCGTGATGACCCGTTCCGTACGCCGGACCCGTCGGACCCTCCAGGTGGCCGGCGCGGGTGTCGCCGCGCTGCTGGCCCTGAGCGCCTGCTCCTCCGACGACCCGGCGGCGAACGCGGGCTCCGCCGCGTCGGACTCCGCCTCCCCGCAGGTGTCCGGCAAGGTGACCGTGTTCGCCGCCGCCTCCCTCAAGGAGAGCTTCACCGCGCTGGGCAAGGACTTCGAGAGGAAGTACCCGGGTACGAAGGTCACCTTCAGCTTCAGCGGCAGCGACTCCCTCGCCGCGAGCATCACCGGCGGCGCCCCGGCCGATGTGTTCGCGTCCGCCAGCCCCAAGACGATGAAGATCGTCACCGACGCGAAGGACGCCGCCGGGACCCCGGCCACCTTCGTCCGCAACCAGTTGGAGATCGCCACCCTGCCGGGCAACCCGGACAGGATCGCGTCGCTGAAGGATCTGACGAAGTCCGGGCTGAAGGTCGTCCTCTGCGACAAGGAGGTGCCGTGCGGCGCCGCCGCGCAGAAGAGCCTCGACGCGAGCGGGCTGAAGCTCACCCCGGTGTCGTACGAGCAGGACGTCAAGAGCGCCCTGACGAAGGTCGAGCTGAAAGAGGCGGACGCCGCCGTCGTCTACAAGACCGATGTGCACGCCGCGGGTGACAAGGTGGAGGGTGTGGAGTTCCCCGAGTCGGCCGAGGCCGTCAACGACTATCCGATCGTCCTGCTCAAGGACGCGCCGAACGCCGACGCGGCGAAGGCGTTCATCGAGCTGGTCCGGTCCGCCGAGGGCAGCCAGGTCCTGACCGGGGCCGGATTCCTCAAGCCGTGACCGAGCCCGACAGGTCCGACAAGCCCGGCGCCGCGGCCGACACCCTCGCCGGTGGGCCTCGGCGTGGGCGCGTCCGAGGCCGTCGGTCCGCGGTCCCGGTTCCGCTCCTCGTCCCCGCGCTCGTCGGCCTGGCGTTCCTGCTGCTGCCGCTGCTCGCGCTGCTGGTGCGGGCCCCGTGGCGCGGCCTGCCCGGGCAGCTGACCAGCCCCGAGGTCTGGCAGGCCCTGCGGCTGTCCCTGTTCTGTGCGACCTCGGCGACGGCGGTGA is a window of Streptomyces sp. B21-083 DNA encoding:
- the modA gene encoding molybdate ABC transporter substrate-binding protein, translated to MTRSVRRTRRTLQVAGAGVAALLALSACSSDDPAANAGSAASDSASPQVSGKVTVFAAASLKESFTALGKDFERKYPGTKVTFSFSGSDSLAASITGGAPADVFASASPKTMKIVTDAKDAAGTPATFVRNQLEIATLPGNPDRIASLKDLTKSGLKVVLCDKEVPCGAAAQKSLDASGLKLTPVSYEQDVKSALTKVELKEADAAVVYKTDVHAAGDKVEGVEFPESAEAVNDYPIVLLKDAPNADAAKAFIELVRSAEGSQVLTGAGFLKP
- a CDS encoding phosphocholine-specific phospholipase C, which encodes MPEVNRRRFLQLAGATTAFTALSNSIERAAALPAHHRTGTIEDVEHIVVLMQENRSFDHYFGSLRGVRGFGDPHPVTQVNGKSVWHQSDGTKDVLPFHPDADNLGLAFIQDLPHSWSDGHVAFNNGKYDKWIEAKSSTTMAYLNREDIPFHYALADSFTICDAYHCSFIGSTDPNRYYLWTGYTGNDELGGGPVLGNDEEGYGWTTYPERLEKAGVSWKIYQDVGDGLDAAGSWGWIQDAYRGNYGDNSLLYFNQYRDAKPGDPLYDKARTGTDARKGEGFFDQLKADVSGGKLPQVSWIVAPEAFTEHPNWPANYGAWYISQVLDALTSDPEVWAKTALFITYDENDGFFDHLVPPFPPGSAAQGKSTVEVGPDLFKGDSSHAAGAYGLGQRVPMLVVSPWSKGGFVCSETLDHTSIIRFMESRFGVHEPNISPWRRAVCGDLTAAFDFSRRDVRPVALPGTDGYLPPDGNRHPDYVPTPPAHPVLPRQERGLRPARPLKYAPYVDGSADLAAGKFTLAFASGTHAGASFLVTSGNRADGPWAYTTGAGETLSDTWNSAYSKDVHDLTVHGPNGFLRVFKGRGKGAAGPEVTARHVGDDLELTLTNKGAKAVELKLSSGYGGQARTIRVRAGAVVRHRVDLGASKRWYDVTVTAEGDASFLRRFAGHVENGRAGVSDPAIVTC
- a CDS encoding DUF2510 domain-containing protein; this translates as MTQETPPGWYPDPGQTSDSPATERWWDGRTWTEQTRPEGSAAAWGPPVLATGGAYPAYPEHPPTGTRRGLRTGIAVAVAIAVLAGIGGGVYALTKDDGGSDVSARVPGGQGGTGGQNGGGQSGGGQNGGGQGGPGGGTGGGPGGQTPDPQQSEPSESPKIDSGSVPDATNGISIPIPDGWYGQQITVGGQITSDSSYKCPGDTTKSCTKGGAYSAPALALGTSGSTAEAVAKADISANAEESYGGTTYGKITSHDVLASKAVTVAGQKGYLVRWKAVTSKGADGIVESLAFPAPSNPRQIVVVRFGVDADQKETVIDQITAGIKVSTVGGSGTNV
- a CDS encoding ATP-binding protein; translated protein: MTEELPGTAGSAALWERDTQVAALGRAIDALRADSASSGNLVLFTAEAGLGKTALMAETRRIAERRNCTVWSARGGETLKSVPFNVVRQLLQPALVSLMPEEAREYLGDWYDIAGPALGITEPGDRQADPQGVCDGLVAAVRRLAKRDWPLVLLIDDAQWADQETLRWLAAFAERLDDLSVLVVVARRPGEATGASADHLEAIARAAGPVATLDALTPAAAAGLTRTTLGPHADAPFCREVWAVTGGNPYETVELLAKVQDARLAPVEASCGRLRELNNAARGGGLVARLEELGVEATRFAWAAAILGKGISVDLVARLATLSTDEAYRCANLLCGARILTEPQLMAGQVADGELEFVHPLIATAVYDSIPDGMRTAMHGIAAQVVTESGLGAAAASHHLLHVYPDDDEELVDQLREAAREHQAVGAPDAARRCLERALLEPPRPESHAYVLFELGCATLLTAPATTIQHLQTALAMPGLEGDLRVDAIVRLSQALLHNGQSEAAVRTVEAEAARHQPGPARMRLQGVHFMLEGLHGADVAVPGRSERLADLARPCTGRDNSERALLMLRGFDAMSRGENAEEVVEVCDRALVNGRLAPGLGWTDPEWGIELPMMLACAYAYTDRLDRAEALYMDALRAYETAGWSGGHLSLAHAYVGLGHRRRGRLREAETSLRESLRLAERVGRGLPLYWSATCNLVDTLLARGHVQEAWAVAEQYGFAPPYPSTIVLPEPRAVRGRLLIAVGRKKEGINELEAAEKAATGRGFHNPVLATWAVDLARALATEDPLRAAVLAADARRYAERFGTDTAIGEALRCAAALETGQRAVRLAAQAVAYLEASPCQYEHAAARVEYGIAARSIAEIQRGLTLAKSCGADGLVAQARDVLEGGRGLR
- a CDS encoding phosphatase PAP2 family protein, with translation MKASTEPAKAEPAGIRRPPLGRELLLVAGLFLVYKLGRQLATGHTTEAFRNAHRVWDWERALHLPGEGAVQSALLHSDTAVHIANTYYATVHFPATVAFLVWLYLRRPAHYVWARRVLAAVTGAALVIHLTFPLAPPRLLGEAGLVDTGQIFGPTVYGASPEADTLSNQFAAMPSLHFGWALMVAIGLIVATRSRWRWLCLLHPLVTLLVIVGTANHYWLDAIVASALLGIALAVVHLPHRTESTASQGSRLAPVDEPVLVGAAR
- a CDS encoding phospholipid scramblase-related protein, whose amino-acid sequence is MTTQSNIPAGWYADPHGAPQTLRYWDGSQWTDHTNTDQQQAQQPQAQQPQAAPVQQPQQGFGQPQGQPQGQPQKGFGAAQPAAAGADPRVRGQVQQQAGVAAGGAGGGTLFSEPVLVVNQKAKLIEVTNEYKVMDQQGRELGSVVQVGQSTLKKIMRLVSSLDQYMTHKLEIRDAHGQPVLLLTRPRKFLKSRVIVQRPDGSPVGEIVQQNMIGKINFAINAGGQQVGAIKAENWRAWNFSIVDHAENEVARITKTWEGLAKTMFTTADNYVLQIHYQLPEPLLSLVVATALTVDTALKQDSRGLG
- a CDS encoding TetR/AcrR family transcriptional regulator; translation: MTSQAAEGPEPVVASRRSKITPEREQEYFDAVLVQIRECGYDALTMEGVAASARCSKSTLYRQWKTKPQFVAAALRANRRARFAVDTGSLGGDLRAAARATGESSGRDTQLMQALGHAAMQDPELQQALREAIVEPELAAYREMIRRAVERGEVAADHPALEYVPAQMMGVLRVRPVLEGRYADPEYLVEFVEAAVLPALGVT